The Streptomyces sp. R28 region CTCGGAGCGCCGCTTGTTGGCGTCCTTGCGGGCTTCGTCGAGGGTGCGCTCGGCCTCCTCGCGCGCGGAGGTCACCAGCCGCTCGGCCTCCGCGGCCGCCTCGGCCTTGACCCGCTCGGACTCGCTGCGGACCCGCTCGGCGTGCTGCTGCGCGGACCCGACCGTGTCCGAGGCCTCGGCGCGCAGCCGCTCCGCCTCCGACGTGGCGTCCCCGACCAGCTTCTCGGCCTTGGCGAGCGCGTCGGTGCGCACCCGGTCGGCCTCCGCGATCGTCTCCGACTGCAGCCGCTCCGCCTCGGAACGCGCCTCGGTGATGAGGGTGTCGGCCTGCGTCGCCGCGTCCGACCGGATCCGGTTGGCGTCCTCGCGGGCGTCGGCCCGCGTACGCGACGCGGCCTGGTCGGCCTCGGCGATCGCGTCCGAAGCCTCCGTACGGACCCGCTGGGCGTGCTCGGCGGCGTCCGACCGCAGCCGCTCCGCCTCGGCGATCGCCTCCGCGACGGTGCGCTCGGCGAGGGACTTGGCGGCCTCCGACTCCTCGTTGGCCTCGCGCCGGATGCGGCCCGCGTCCTCACTGGCCCGCTCCCGCTCGGCGTAGGCGTCGGAGCGGACCCGGTCCGCCTCCTCCTGCGCCTCCCGGCGGGTACGGTCCGCCACGTGCTCGGCGGCGCTGCGCAGCCCGGCGATCTCCTCCTGGGCCTGCTCGTGCAGCCCGGACACGGAGTCGCGGACCTGCTGGGCGTGCTGCTCGGCCGCCGACACCATCTCGGTGGCGCGCCGGTCGGCCTCCTCGACCAGCCGCACCGCCTCGGCCTGCGCCTCCTCCACCCGCTTGCGGGCGGAGGCCAGCAGCTCCTCGCTCTGCTCGCGGGCCCGCTCACGCTCCTGGTCGGCCTCCTGGCGGGCGGAGCCGAGGGTTTCCTCGGCCTCGCGGCGACGCCGGGTGGCCTCCTCCTGGGCGGCGGCCAGCGTCTCGGACGCCTCGGTGGCGAGCCGCTCGGCGGCGGCCTGCGCCTCCGCACGGACCCGGTCGGCGGTGTCCTGGGCCTCCGACTTCAGCCGCTCGGCCTCGGCCGCGGCCTCCGACCGCAGGCGTACGGCGATGGCCTCGCCCTCGGCACGCGACGTGGACGCGTCCGCCGCGGCCTCGTTGCGCAGCCGGTCGGCCTCGTCCTCGGCCTGCTGCTGCAGCGTGCGGATCCGCTCGGCGGCCTCGGCGCGCAGCCGGTCGGTCTCCTCGGCGGCCTCGCGCCGGATGCGTGCGGCCTCCTCGCGGGCGTCGGTGAGCGCCTGCTCGGCGGCGGCGAGGCGCTGCTCGGCCTCCGACTGCAGCCGCGTCAGCTCCTCGGCGGCTTCCGCGCGGCGAGCCTCTATGGCCCGCTCGGTCTCCTCGTGCAGCTCACGGGCGGCCCGCTCGGCGTCGGACTTGATGCCCTCGGCCTGCTCGACGACCTCCTCGCGGTGCCGCTCGGCCTCCTGACGGGTGCGCTGGAGGGTCTCCTCGGCCTGGCGGCGCAGCGTCGTCGCCCGCTCGATGGCCTCGGTACGGACTTTCTCGCTGTCCGTCGTGGCCTTCTGGCGCAGCTCGTCCGCGTCCTGCCTGGTCTTGGACAGCAGCTCCTCGGCGGTCTTGGCCGCCTCCTCGATCTGCTGGACGGCCTCCTTGCGGGCCTCCGCGCGGATCTTCTCGCCCTCGGCGACCGCCTCGGAGCGCAGCTGCTCGGCCTCGCCGCGCAGCCGGCGGGCCTCCTCCTGCAGCTCGACCGTCTTGGCGCGGTACTCCTTGGTGTCGTCCTTCGCCGAACCCTTGAGCTGCTCGGCGATGTCGTGCGCCTCGGCGCGCAGCCGGTCCGCCTCGGCCTCGGCCTCGGTGCGGATCCGCTCCGCCTCCTCAGCTGCCGCCTTGGTGGTGTTCTGGGCGTCCTCCTGCGCCTTGTTGAGGACGTCCTCGGCCGTCTTGGCCGCCTTCGACAGCTGGGTCGCGCTCTCCTCGGCG contains the following coding sequences:
- the scy gene encoding polarized growth protein Scy, with the translated sequence MRGYERQEREPAADVDHLSRFEAEMDRLKTEREKAIQHAEDLGYQVEVLRAKLHEARRTIMSRPAFDGGDIGYQAEQLLRNAQVQADQLRQEAERELSQARAQTQRILQEHAEQAARLQAELHQEAVTRRQQLDQELAERRQTVESHVNENVAWAEQLRARSESQARRLLDESRAEAEQAMAAARAEAERLTSEARQRLTGAAEEARAEAEQILLRARTDAERLLNAASTQAQEATDHAEQLRSSTATESDAARRQATELSRAAEQRMAQAEEALRKAQSEAEKLVTEAKTAAEKTLSSAESANEQRTRTAKEQVARLVSEATKEAESTKADAEQIVADARAEAEKIVEEAAEKARTITAEESATQLSKAAKTAEDVLNKAQEDAQNTTKAAAEEAERIRTEAEAEADRLRAEAHDIAEQLKGSAKDDTKEYRAKTVELQEEARRLRGEAEQLRSEAVAEGEKIRAEARKEAVQQIEEAAKTAEELLSKTRQDADELRQKATTDSEKVRTEAIERATTLRRQAEETLQRTRQEAERHREEVVEQAEGIKSDAERAARELHEETERAIEARRAEAAEELTRLQSEAEQRLAAAEQALTDAREEAARIRREAAEETDRLRAEAAERIRTLQQQAEDEADRLRNEAAADASTSRAEGEAIAVRLRSEAAAEAERLKSEAQDTADRVRAEAQAAAERLATEASETLAAAQEEATRRRREAEETLGSARQEADQERERAREQSEELLASARKRVEEAQAEAVRLVEEADRRATEMVSAAEQHAQQVRDSVSGLHEQAQEEIAGLRSAAEHVADRTRREAQEEADRVRSDAYAERERASEDAGRIRREANEESEAAKSLAERTVAEAIAEAERLRSDAAEHAQRVRTEASDAIAEADQAASRTRADAREDANRIRSDAATQADTLITEARSEAERLQSETIAEADRVRTDALAKAEKLVGDATSEAERLRAEASDTVGSAQQHAERVRSESERVKAEAAAEAERLVTSAREEAERTLDEARKDANKRRSEAAEQVDKLISETTAEADKLLTEAQQQAHKTTADAEGQADTMVGAARKEADRLVSEATVEGNSMVEKARTDADELLVGARRDATSIRERAEELRERITSEIEQLHERARRESAETMKSAGDRCDALIKAAEEQLAKAQAKAKELVSEANSEAGKVRIAAVKKAEGLLKEAEQKRSSLIKEAEELKAEAIREARRTVEEGKRELEVLVRRREDINAEISRVQDVLEALESFEAPSAGKDGGVKAGATVGAPRSGGKSSES